In one Cottoperca gobio chromosome 12, fCotGob3.1, whole genome shotgun sequence genomic region, the following are encoded:
- the npy8ar gene encoding LOW QUALITY PROTEIN: neuropeptide Y receptor Y8a (The sequence of the model RefSeq protein was modified relative to this genomic sequence to represent the inferred CDS: deleted 1 base in 1 codon) yields the protein MSNDSSLLATWEDTDWSDTSQCPPSVGGATFLIVAYSAVIAIGLLGNAGLVFIIARQQELRNVTNILIANLSCSDILMCVVCLPVTVIYTLMDRWVLGEALCKVTPFVQCMSVTVSVFSLVLIALERHQLILHPTGWSPAAGHSYLAVGLTWLVACFISLPFLSFNILTNDPFQNISLPANPFREHWTNLICMELWPSDKHRLAYTTSLLLFQYCLPLLLVLLCYLRIFLRLRRRRDMLERSRRTQGAQRINVMLFAIVVAFALCWLPLNVFNTLFDWHHQALPDCQHNAVFSACHLTAMASTCINPVVYGFLNSNFQRELKLTLQRCQCGNGAAESYESFPLSTVGSEGMTKATSLNRMGSVCVPSPRPEISSAIPAKTIPANT from the exons ATGTCCAACGACAGCAGCCTCCTCGCCACCTGGGAGGACACCGATTGGTCCGACACCTCTCAGTGCCCGCCCTCTGTAGGCGGGGCGACTTTCTTGATTGTGGCGTACAGCGCTGTCATTGCAATCGGGTTGCTGGGCAACGCGGGCCTGGTGTTCATCATTGCCCGGCAACAGGAGTTGCGCAACGTCACCAACATCCTGATCGCTAACCTGTCGTGCTCCGACATCCTCATGTGCGTGGTGTGTCTTCCTGTCACCGTCATATACACACTGATGGACCGCTGGGTGCTGGGGGAGGCCCTGTGTAAG GTGACTCCCTTTGTTCAGTGCATGTCAGTCACAGTTTCTGTCTTCTCCCTGGTGCTGATTGCTCTGGAGCGTCACCAGCTCATCCTACATCCTACCGGCTGGTCCCCGGCTGCCGGACACTCCTACCTGGCTGTCGGGCTCACGTGGCTGGTCGCTTGCTTCATCTCTTtgcctttcctctccttcaacATCCTCACTAATGACCCCTTCCAGAACATCAGCCTGCCCGCCAACCCCTTCAG agaacatt GGACCAATCTGATCTGTATGGAGCTGTGGCCGTCAGATAAGCATCGTCTCGCCTACACCACCTCGCTG TTGCTCTTCCAGTACTGCCTGcctctgctgctggtgctgctctgCTACCTCAGGATCTTCCTCCGCCTGAGGCGACGCAG GGACATGCTGGAGCGCAGCAGGAGGACTCAGGGAGCCCAGAGGATAAATGTCATGCTGTTCGCCATCGTCGTAGCCTTCGCTCTGTGCTGGCTGCCGCTCAACGTCTTCAACACGCTGTTTGACTGGCACCACCAGGCCCTACCCGACTGCCAGCACAACGCCGTCTTCTCCGCCTGCCACCTGACAGCGATGGCCTCCACCTGCATCAACCCCGTGGTGTACGGCTTCCTCAACAGTAACTTCCAGAGGGAGCTGAAGTTGACGCTGCAGCGCTGCCAGTGCGGCAACGGGGCGGCGGAGAGCTACGAGAGCTTCCCGCTCTCCACCGTGGGCAGCGAGGGCATGACGAAAGCAACCTCCCTCAACAGGATGGGATCAGTGTGCGTTCCCTCACCCAGACCCGAGATCAGCTCCGCAATACCTGCGAAGACAATACCAGCCAACACCTAA